In Burkholderia sp. WP9, a genomic segment contains:
- the rpsL gene encoding 30S ribosomal protein S12 — protein MPTINQLVRKGRASETTKSKSPALQDCPQRRGVCTRVYTTTPKKPNSALRKVAKVRLTNGFEVISYIGGEGHNLQEHSVVLIRGGRVKDLPGVRYHMVRGSLDTQGVKDRKQARSKYGAKRAKAGK, from the coding sequence TCAATCAACTGGTTCGCAAAGGCCGCGCGTCGGAAACGACGAAGAGCAAGAGCCCGGCTTTGCAGGACTGCCCCCAGCGTCGCGGCGTGTGCACCCGTGTGTACACCACGACGCCGAAGAAGCCTAACTCGGCACTGCGTAAGGTTGCCAAGGTTCGTCTGACGAACGGCTTCGAAGTCATTTCGTACATCGGTGGTGAAGGCCACAACCTGCAGGAACACTCGGTCGTGCTGATTCGCGGCGGCCGTGTGAAGGACTTGCCGGGTGTGCGTTACCACATGGTTCGCGGCTCGCTGGATACCCAGGGCGTCAAGGATCGTAAGCAGGCTCGCTCGAAGTACGGTGCGAAGCGTGCAAAAGCTGGTAAATAA
- the rpsG gene encoding 30S ribosomal protein S7 encodes MPRRREVPKREVLPDPKFGNVDVAKFMNVLMLSGKKSVAERIVYGAFEQIQTKGGKDPLEVFTVALNNVKPVVEVKSRRVGGANYQVPVEVRPSRRMALAMRWLREAAKKRSEKSMALRLAGELSEAAEGRGGAMKKRDEVHRMAEANKAFSHFRF; translated from the coding sequence ATGCCGCGTCGTCGCGAAGTCCCCAAGCGGGAAGTGTTGCCGGATCCGAAGTTCGGTAACGTTGATGTAGCTAAGTTCATGAACGTGCTGATGCTCTCTGGCAAGAAGTCGGTTGCCGAGCGTATCGTGTACGGCGCTTTCGAACAGATCCAGACCAAGGGTGGCAAGGACCCGCTGGAAGTGTTCACGGTAGCGCTCAACAACGTCAAGCCGGTGGTCGAAGTGAAGAGCCGCCGCGTTGGTGGTGCGAACTATCAGGTTCCGGTCGAAGTGCGCCCGTCGCGTCGTATGGCATTGGCGATGCGTTGGCTGCGTGAAGCCGCGAAGAAGCGCAGCGAGAAGTCGATGGCCCTGCGTCTGGCAGGTGAACTCTCCGAAGCGGCCGAAGGCCGTGGCGGCGCAATGAAGAAGCGCGACGAAGTTCACCGGATGGCAGAAGCCAACAAGGCGTTCTCGCACTTCCGTTTCTAA
- the fusA gene encoding elongation factor G — protein sequence MARKTPIERYRNIGISAHIDAGKTTTTERILFYTGVNHKIGEVHDGAATMDWMEQEQERGITITSAATTAFWKGMAGDRAEHRINIIDTPGHVDFTIEVERSMRVLDGACMVYCAVGGVQPQSETVWRQANKYKVPRLAFINKMDRTGANFFKVYDQLKLRLKANPVPVVVPIGAEENFTGVVDLLKMKAIIWDEASQGTKFSYEEIPAELADSCTEWREKMVEAAAESSEELMNKYLEEGELSEAEIIKGLRDRTIACEIQPMLCGTAFKNKGVQRMLDAVLDFLPSPIDIPPVTGELENGEKGERRAADDEKFSALAFKIMTDPFVGQLIFFRVYSGVVNSGDTVLNATKDKKERLGRILQMHANQREEIKEVRAGDIAAAVGLKDATTGDTLCDPQSPIVLERMIFPEPVISQAVEPKTKPDQEKMGLALNRLAQEDPSFRVQTDEESGQTIISGMGELHLEILVDRMKREFGVEATVGKPQVAYRETIRGKAEDVDGKFVKQSGGRGQYGHAVITLEPNEQGKGYEFLDEIKGGVIPREYIPAVDKGIQETLKAGVLAGFPVVDVKVHLTFGSYHDVDSNENAFRMAGSMAFKEAMRKAQPVILEPMMAVEVETPEDYMGNVMGDLSGRRGIVQGMDDMVGGGKIVRAEVPLSEMFGYSTSLRSLTQGRATYTMEFKHYSEAPRNVSEAIINAKSK from the coding sequence GTGGCTCGCAAGACACCTATCGAGCGCTACCGTAACATCGGTATTAGCGCTCACATCGACGCCGGCAAAACGACGACGACCGAGCGCATCCTGTTCTACACCGGCGTGAACCATAAGATTGGTGAAGTTCACGACGGCGCTGCCACCATGGACTGGATGGAGCAGGAGCAGGAACGCGGCATCACGATCACGTCCGCTGCTACCACGGCGTTTTGGAAAGGCATGGCCGGCGACCGCGCTGAGCACCGCATCAACATCATCGACACCCCGGGCCACGTTGACTTCACAATTGAAGTTGAGCGCTCGATGCGCGTGCTCGACGGCGCGTGCATGGTTTACTGTGCTGTGGGTGGCGTTCAGCCCCAGTCGGAAACCGTGTGGCGTCAGGCTAATAAGTACAAGGTTCCCCGTCTCGCGTTCATCAACAAGATGGACCGCACCGGCGCGAACTTCTTCAAGGTTTACGACCAGCTCAAGCTGCGTCTGAAGGCGAACCCGGTTCCGGTCGTGGTGCCTATCGGTGCAGAAGAAAACTTCACGGGCGTCGTCGATCTGCTGAAGATGAAAGCGATCATTTGGGACGAAGCGTCCCAAGGCACGAAGTTCTCGTACGAAGAAATTCCGGCGGAACTGGCTGACTCGTGCACGGAATGGCGCGAGAAGATGGTCGAAGCGGCTGCCGAGTCGAGCGAAGAATTGATGAACAAGTACCTGGAAGAGGGCGAGCTCTCTGAAGCGGAAATCATCAAGGGTCTGCGCGACCGTACGATCGCTTGCGAAATCCAGCCGATGCTTTGCGGCACCGCGTTCAAGAACAAGGGCGTGCAACGCATGCTGGACGCCGTGCTCGACTTCCTGCCTTCGCCGATCGACATCCCGCCGGTTACCGGCGAGCTGGAAAACGGTGAAAAGGGCGAGCGCCGCGCTGCCGACGACGAAAAGTTCTCGGCACTGGCGTTCAAGATCATGACCGACCCGTTCGTCGGCCAGCTGATCTTCTTCCGCGTGTACTCGGGCGTCGTGAATTCCGGCGACACCGTGCTGAACGCGACCAAAGACAAGAAGGAACGTCTGGGTCGTATTCTGCAGATGCACGCGAACCAGCGCGAAGAAATCAAGGAAGTCCGCGCGGGCGACATCGCAGCAGCAGTCGGCCTGAAAGACGCGACGACCGGCGACACGCTGTGCGATCCGCAAAGCCCGATCGTGCTCGAACGCATGATTTTCCCGGAGCCGGTGATTTCGCAGGCTGTTGAACCGAAGACGAAGCCTGACCAGGAAAAGATGGGTCTGGCGCTGAACCGTCTGGCACAAGAAGATCCGTCGTTCCGCGTTCAAACGGACGAAGAATCGGGCCAAACCATTATTTCGGGCATGGGCGAGCTCCACCTGGAAATTCTGGTTGACCGTATGAAGCGCGAATTCGGCGTGGAAGCGACTGTCGGCAAGCCGCAAGTTGCTTACCGCGAAACGATTCGCGGTAAGGCGGAAGACGTTGACGGCAAGTTCGTCAAGCAGTCGGGTGGTCGCGGCCAGTACGGTCACGCGGTCATCACGCTCGAGCCGAATGAGCAAGGCAAGGGCTACGAGTTCCTCGACGAGATCAAGGGCGGTGTGATTCCGCGCGAATACATCCCGGCGGTGGACAAGGGTATCCAGGAAACGCTGAAGGCAGGCGTGCTGGCAGGCTTCCCGGTCGTCGACGTCAAGGTTCACCTGACGTTCGGTTCGTACCACGACGTTGACTCGAACGAAAATGCGTTCCGCATGGCCGGCTCGATGGCGTTCAAGGAAGCAATGCGTAAGGCTCAACCGGTCATCCTCGAACCGATGATGGCTGTGGAAGTCGAAACGCCTGAAGATTACATGGGCAACGTGATGGGCGACCTGTCGGGTCGTCGCGGCATCGTGCAGGGTATGGACGACATGGTTGGCGGCGGCAAGATCGTTCGCGCCGAAGTCCCGCTGTCGGAAATGTTCGGCTACTCGACGTCGCTGCGTTCGCTGACCCAAGGTCGTGCAACGTACACGATGGAGTTCAAGCACTACTCCGAAGCACCGCGTAACGTGTCCGAAGCGATCATCAACGCGAAGTCGAAGTAA
- the tuf gene encoding elongation factor Tu, which yields MAKGKFERTKPHVNVGTIGHVDHGKTTLTAAITTVLTQKFGGEAKAYDQIDAAPEEKARGITINTAHVEYETANRHYAHVDCPGHADYVKNMITGAAQMDGAILVCSAADGPMPQTREHILLARQVGVPYIIVFLNKCDMVDDAELLELVEMEVRELLSKYDFPGDETPIIKGSAKLALEGDKGELGEVAIMNLADALDTYIPTPERAVDGAFLMPVEDVFSISGRGTVVTGRVERGVVKVGEEIEIVGIKPTVKTTCTGVEMFRKLLDQGQAGDNVGILLRGTKREDVERGQVLAKPGSINPHTHFTAEVYVLSKDEGGRHTPFFNNYRPQFYFRTTDVTGSIELPKDKEMVMPGDNVSITVKLINPIAMEEGLRFAIREGGRTVGAGVVAKILE from the coding sequence ATGGCTAAAGGTAAATTCGAACGGACCAAGCCGCACGTGAACGTCGGCACGATCGGTCACGTTGACCACGGCAAGACCACGCTGACGGCAGCGATCACGACGGTTCTGACGCAGAAGTTTGGCGGCGAAGCGAAGGCATACGACCAGATCGACGCGGCGCCGGAAGAAAAGGCACGTGGTATCACGATCAACACGGCACACGTCGAGTACGAAACGGCCAACCGCCACTACGCACACGTCGACTGCCCGGGCCACGCTGACTATGTGAAGAACATGATCACGGGCGCAGCGCAGATGGACGGCGCGATCCTGGTGTGCTCGGCCGCTGACGGCCCGATGCCGCAAACGCGTGAGCACATCCTGCTGGCGCGTCAGGTTGGCGTTCCGTACATCATCGTGTTCCTGAACAAGTGCGACATGGTGGACGACGCTGAGCTGCTGGAGCTGGTCGAGATGGAAGTTCGCGAACTTCTGTCGAAGTACGACTTCCCGGGCGACGAAACGCCGATCATCAAGGGTTCTGCCAAGCTGGCGCTGGAAGGCGACAAGGGCGAGCTGGGCGAAGTGGCGATCATGAATCTGGCCGACGCGCTGGACACGTACATCCCGACGCCGGAGCGCGCAGTTGACGGCGCATTCCTGATGCCGGTGGAAGACGTGTTCTCGATCTCGGGTCGCGGCACGGTGGTGACGGGTCGCGTTGAGCGCGGCGTTGTGAAGGTTGGCGAGGAAATCGAAATCGTCGGTATCAAGCCGACGGTGAAGACGACCTGCACGGGCGTGGAAATGTTCCGCAAGCTGCTCGACCAGGGTCAGGCAGGCGACAACGTCGGTATCCTGCTGCGCGGCACGAAGCGTGAAGACGTGGAGCGTGGCCAGGTTCTGGCCAAGCCGGGTTCGATCAACCCGCACACGCACTTCACGGCTGAAGTGTACGTGCTGAGCAAGGATGAAGGCGGTCGTCACACGCCGTTCTTCAACAACTACCGTCCGCAGTTCTACTTCCGTACGACGGACGTGACGGGCTCGATCGAGTTGCCGAAGGACAAGGAAATGGTGATGCCGGGCGACAACGTATCGATCACGGTGAAGCTGATCAACCCGATCGCGATGGAAGAAGGTCTGCGCTTCGCAATCCGCGAAGGCGGCCGTACGGTTGGCGCAGGTGTGGTCGCCAAGATTCTCGAGTAA
- the rpsJ gene encoding 30S ribosomal protein S10: MQNQKIRIRLKAFDYRLIDQSAAEIVDTAKRTGAIVRGPVPLPTRIQRFDILRSPHVNKTSRDQLEIRTHQRLMDIVDPTDKTVDALMKLDLPAGVDVEIKLQ; this comes from the coding sequence ATGCAGAACCAGAAAATCCGTATTCGCCTGAAGGCTTTCGACTATCGCCTGATCGATCAATCGGCTGCTGAAATCGTCGACACGGCAAAGCGGACTGGCGCAATCGTTCGTGGTCCGGTTCCCCTGCCGACCCGTATTCAACGCTTCGACATCCTGCGTTCGCCGCACGTCAACAAGACGTCGCGCGACCAGCTCGAAATCCGTACGCACCAACGTCTGATGGACATCGTCGATCCGACGGATAAGACCGTTGACGCATTGATGAAGCTGGACCTGCCGGCTGGCGTGGACGTGGAAATCAAGCTGCAATAA
- the rplC gene encoding 50S ribosomal protein L3: MSLGLVGRKVGMTRIFTAEGDSIPVTVLDVSDNRVTQIKTVETDGYTAVQVAFGTRRASRVTKPLAGHLAKAGVQAGEILKEFQIDAAKAAELSNGTVVGPDLFEVGQKVDVQGVSIGKGYAGTIKRYNFASGRASHGNSRSHNVPGSIGMAQDPGRVFPGKRMTGHMGDDTVTVQNLEIARIDADRKLLLVKGAVPGAKGGKVFVTPAVKTRAVKGAK; this comes from the coding sequence ATGAGCCTTGGACTCGTAGGTCGCAAGGTTGGCATGACCCGTATCTTCACGGCAGAAGGGGATTCGATTCCCGTTACCGTGCTGGACGTGTCCGACAACCGCGTGACGCAGATCAAGACTGTTGAAACCGACGGCTACACGGCCGTGCAGGTTGCATTCGGTACGCGCCGTGCATCGCGCGTGACGAAGCCGTTGGCCGGTCATCTCGCCAAAGCCGGTGTTCAAGCCGGTGAAATCCTCAAAGAATTCCAGATCGATGCTGCCAAGGCTGCCGAGTTGTCGAACGGCACCGTGGTCGGTCCCGACCTGTTCGAAGTAGGCCAGAAGGTCGACGTGCAAGGCGTGTCGATCGGTAAGGGCTACGCCGGTACCATCAAGCGTTACAACTTCGCATCCGGCCGTGCATCGCACGGTAACTCGCGCTCGCACAACGTGCCGGGTTCGATCGGTATGGCGCAGGATCCGGGTCGTGTTTTCCCGGGTAAGCGCATGACCGGTCACATGGGTGACGATACGGTAACCGTGCAAAACCTCGAAATCGCTCGTATCGACGCTGACCGCAAGCTGTTGCTGGTCAAGGGCGCCGTTCCGGGTGCGAAGGGTGGCAAGGTATTCGTTACGCCGGCCGTGAAGACGCGTGCCGTGAAAGGAGCGAAATAA
- the rplD gene encoding 50S ribosomal protein L4 — translation MELKLLNANGQEGAGVSASDVVFGRDYNEALIHQVVVAYQANARSGNRAQKDREQVKHTTKKPWRQKGTGRARAGMSSSPLWRGGGRIFPNSPEENFSHKVNKKMHRAGLCSIFSQLAREGRISVVDELTLEAPKTKLLAEKFKAMGLDSVLVITDTVDENLYLASRNLAHVAVVEPRYADPLSLIYFKKILITKAAVAQIEELLS, via the coding sequence ATGGAACTTAAGCTCCTGAATGCCAATGGTCAGGAAGGTGCAGGCGTTAGCGCGTCGGACGTCGTGTTCGGCCGCGATTACAACGAAGCCCTGATTCACCAGGTGGTGGTGGCGTATCAAGCGAATGCCCGTAGCGGTAACCGCGCGCAGAAGGACCGTGAGCAAGTCAAGCACACGACCAAGAAGCCGTGGCGCCAGAAGGGTACGGGTCGCGCCCGTGCCGGTATGTCGTCGAGCCCGTTGTGGCGCGGCGGTGGCCGGATCTTCCCGAATTCGCCGGAAGAAAACTTTTCGCACAAGGTCAACAAGAAGATGCATCGCGCAGGTCTCTGCTCGATCTTCTCGCAGCTGGCCCGCGAAGGCCGTATCTCGGTAGTCGACGAGCTGACGCTCGAAGCGCCGAAGACGAAGCTGCTGGCCGAAAAATTCAAGGCGATGGGTCTCGACTCCGTGCTGGTGATTACCGACACGGTTGACGAAAACCTGTACCTCGCGTCGCGCAACCTCGCCCATGTGGCAGTTGTCGAGCCGCGTTACGCCGACCCGCTGTCGCTGATCTACTTCAAGAAGATCCTGATCACGAAGGCTGCGGTCGCCCAGATCGAGGAGTTGCTGTCATGA
- the rplW gene encoding 50S ribosomal protein L23, translated as MSEIRKNDHRLMQVLLAPVISEKATLVADKNEQVVFEVAPDATKQEVKAAVELLFKVEVNSVNVLVSKGKAKRFGRFMGKRKDVKKAYVCLKPGQEINFEAEAK; from the coding sequence ATGAGCGAGATTCGCAAGAACGATCATCGTTTGATGCAGGTCCTGCTCGCGCCGGTGATCTCCGAAAAGGCGACGCTGGTGGCCGACAAGAACGAGCAAGTCGTGTTCGAAGTCGCGCCCGATGCCACGAAGCAGGAAGTGAAAGCTGCAGTCGAGCTGCTGTTCAAGGTGGAAGTCAATTCCGTCAACGTGCTGGTCTCGAAGGGCAAAGCCAAGCGCTTTGGCCGCTTCATGGGCAAGCGCAAGGACGTGAAGAAGGCGTATGTCTGCCTGAAGCCCGGCCAGGAAATCAACTTTGAAGCGGAGGCCAAGTAA
- the rplB gene encoding 50S ribosomal protein L2: MAIVKVKPTSPGRRAMVKVVNKDLHKGKPFAPLLDSQSTTAGRNNNGHITTRHKGGGHKHHYRVVDFRRNKDGIAAKVERLEYDPNRSANIALVLYADGERRYIIAPKGITVGQQLMSGSEAPIRAGNTLPIRNIPVGTTIHCIEMLPGKGAQMARSAGTSAMLLAREGIYAQVRLRSGEIRRVHVECRATIGEVGNEEHSLRQIGKAGANRWRGIRPTVRGVAMNPVDHPHGGGEGKTAAGRDPVSPWGTPAKGYRTRSNKRTTSMIVQRRHKR, translated from the coding sequence ATGGCAATCGTTAAAGTTAAGCCGACTTCGCCGGGCCGCCGTGCGATGGTCAAGGTGGTCAACAAGGATCTGCATAAAGGCAAGCCGTTCGCACCGCTGCTCGACTCGCAATCCACGACCGCCGGCCGTAACAACAACGGCCACATCACGACCCGTCATAAGGGTGGTGGTCACAAGCATCACTATCGTGTCGTCGATTTCCGTCGCAACAAGGACGGTATCGCAGCGAAGGTCGAACGCCTTGAGTACGATCCGAACCGTAGCGCGAACATTGCGCTGGTTCTGTACGCAGACGGCGAACGCCGCTACATCATCGCTCCGAAGGGTATCACCGTCGGTCAGCAACTGATGTCAGGTTCGGAAGCGCCGATTCGTGCAGGCAACACGCTGCCGATCCGCAACATTCCGGTCGGTACGACGATTCACTGCATCGAAATGCTGCCTGGCAAGGGCGCGCAAATGGCGCGTTCGGCTGGTACGTCGGCGATGCTGCTGGCTCGTGAAGGCATCTACGCACAGGTCCGCCTGCGCTCGGGTGAAATCCGCCGCGTCCACGTTGAGTGCCGCGCGACGATTGGTGAAGTTGGCAACGAAGAGCATAGCCTCCGTCAAATCGGTAAGGCTGGCGCGAACCGCTGGCGCGGTATCCGCCCGACGGTGCGTGGCGTTGCAATGAACCCGGTCGATCACCCGCACGGTGGTGGTGAAGGCAAGACGGCTGCAGGTCGCGATCCGGTGAGCCCGTGGGGCACACCTGCTAAGGGTTATCGCACCCGCAGCAACAAGCGCACGACGAGCATGATCGTCCAGCGCCGTCACAAGCGTTAA
- the rpsS gene encoding 30S ribosomal protein S19, whose product MARSVKKGPFCDAHLLKKVEAAAASRDKKPIKTWSRRSTILPDFIGLTIAVHNGRQHVPVYISENMVGHKLGEFALTRTFKGHAADKKAKK is encoded by the coding sequence ATGGCACGTTCTGTAAAAAAAGGTCCGTTCTGCGACGCCCATTTGCTGAAGAAAGTTGAGGCGGCAGCAGCTTCGCGGGATAAGAAGCCGATCAAAACCTGGTCGCGTCGCTCGACGATCCTCCCGGATTTCATCGGTCTGACGATCGCCGTTCATAACGGCCGTCAACACGTTCCGGTGTACATCTCGGAAAACATGGTCGGCCACAAGCTTGGCGAGTTCGCACTGACCCGTACGTTCAAGGGTCACGCAGCCGACAAGAAGGCTAAGAAATAA
- the rplV gene encoding 50S ribosomal protein L22 gives MMEVKAIHRGARISAQKTRLVADQIRGLPVDKALNVLTFSPKKAAGIVKKVVLSAIANAEHNEGADIDELKITSIYIDKAASLKRFTARAKGRGNRIEKQSCHITVTVGN, from the coding sequence ATGATGGAAGTGAAAGCAATTCATCGCGGTGCCCGCATCTCGGCGCAGAAAACGCGCCTTGTGGCTGACCAGATCCGCGGTTTGCCGGTCGACAAGGCGCTGAACGTTCTGACGTTTTCGCCGAAGAAGGCTGCGGGAATCGTGAAAAAGGTCGTGCTGTCGGCGATCGCGAATGCGGAGCATAACGAAGGCGCCGATATCGATGAGCTCAAGATCACGAGCATCTACATCGACAAGGCTGCGTCGCTCAAGCGTTTTACCGCGCGCGCTAAAGGCCGCGGTAACCGCATCGAGAAGCAATCCTGTCACATCACTGTGACGGTCGGGAATTAA